The DNA window TGGCTGCCTTGGTATGGTGGCTCGTCGTGCCGTGGTGGTCCGTCGCGCTGTGATGGGCTGTTGTACCGTGATGAGACGTGGTCCCACCACCCTGTCCACCACTTTGCCCACCACCTTCCCCACCAATACCGCCACCACTGGTACCACTACCACCACTGGTGCTACCACCGCTACTACCGTGATGAGACGTGGTGTGATGAGACGTGGTCCCACCACCTTCACCACTACTACCGCTGCTGTTACCACCGCCGCTGGTGCTTGTACTGCCGCCACTACTGCTCGCGCTGCCGCTATGGTGGCTAGCGGTTCCGTGGTGGGCAGTCGTATCGTGATGCCCCGTCGTGTCGTGATGGGAAGTAGTTTCACCACCTGCTCCACCTTCACTACCTGTATCGATGCCGTGGCTGCTTGCGCTGGGGTGCTCGGTTGAGAACCCACCATTTCCCTCGCCATTTTCACCAGTAAGGATGCTGTGTAGGGGGGTAAACCCACCGTGATCTTTGCTATCCGTAGTTTCCGCACGAGAAAAA is part of the Gammaproteobacteria bacterium genome and encodes:
- a CDS encoding hypothetical protein (Evidence 5 : Unknown function) — its product is MVGSQPSTPAQAATASIQVVKVEQVVKLLPITTRRGITIRLPTTEPLATIAAARAVVAAVQAPAAVVTAAVVVVKVVGPRLITPRLITVVAVVAPVVVVVPVVAVLVGKVVGKVVDRVVGPRLITVQQPITARRTTTARRATIPRQPIVPVLRHQ